caagtaggagaacttgcacaattggtggttgactaaatacttatttgtcccactgtatataactggagccattatataatgcaaataaggttgcttaaaagttggtggggagaaTTTGAacattctgaaaagttggtagtgttatgtccctatgcaaacttacTGTACACCCTTGCTTGCCCCTATAACTTGCTGCATAATTAGCATACAATAGTGATTCCACTTTTTGTTTCTTTGGAAAACAGCTAGGTGTGCAACTCAGTCGTCTCCTGCACCGGAACCCCAAACAGCAGAAAATGAGTCGGTAAACCCGACCTTCAAGAACCGAAACCCGCGGAACCTGGAGCGGATGGCCTTGGCTATAAAGGATCGCGGCTGGAAGACAACGTGGCCTCACCGACAGTTCTACCACAGGTTCGTTTTGGGGTTTTTCCCCGTCGTAGCCAAATAAACAGCTCACCTGCTTTGTTTTCTTGTGTCCAGGTTGATGTTTTCACGCAGTCAGAAATACGTGACGGCTGAGGTCTTCTCTTGCTCCTCACCTGACCCAGTGCTCTCTTGCTCCACCAAAGAGTGGGCGCTGAAGAAAGAGCTGCCCTCCACAAATTGCGTGGCGGCGTGTCAGGCCGTCGGCGAGGTGTTGGCACACAGATGCAAGCAGGCCGGCATCACCAGGATGGTTTACAGGGAGATTCCGTGGACCTATCGCTCGGACGCTGTAAGTGGGGTGAGACTCTGGCTGGGCACCTTTCAACTACCTCGCTGTTAACATGTGGGATGTGTGTCTTGTTCAGGTTCAGTCGTTCCGGACAGCAATGAAAGATGGAGGCATCATCCTCAGTGAACCCAGAAGAAAATACATAGGAACTTAATTTTCCGGCTAAGCCCTCCAAtgttatgaaaaaatatatttctcatGTACTAAAATAGACGTCATGTCAATATTGAACAATGACTCAAATGCTGCTTTACTCATGTGAATAAACTGCtaccaaatttttatttatacttCTGCATTTTCTACAGTGCGATAGAAAAcggagatagacgtccaattaggGGTGTGAACCTCTCGTTGCCTTACGGTACGATACAATTTTCTATAGAAAgcacacgataacgattatcctaCGATATGGCAatgcgattatcgatacatgggtctgGAAAACATTCTacaaaacggaaaaaaaaatagctcttttcatccttctgctgtaaattgattgagttaatcactaggagacgtccaatccttttttaactgggaaggtggcagccaggggttaatttgtgctggatcctgccggaacaagattcGGCACCTCTTGACTTTGGTCTCCCTGTGTTCTgcaacttatttgggcagatccggcacctctcgtgtatagaaaataatataaaaactttcttttttttttaaattagaaaaTCAGAATATGCATGAATTAATTtatagaacaaatcccaagaattgcatgttgtttttaaaaaatttaacatcatttgaaagtcggagatttgttgatgcactgaaaagccgaactcgcaaaagaattgttttttgttatttattgtattcgcagatttttaaaattttttttttttatgttttacaagttagacctgttgagaaactaattgctgactgtgtactgtaagtcccacctgtggttatgtgggtaaTTGCCCGtgttgtgcagagtatagcctaaataaatgtaaattgttgtcataatatttccatggatattatctgaaattgaggcttgtaagtccctcaacatggcaagtgggcatccgCGTGGTGTTTTCAGCATCATTTTcttcgtatgttccgggacctgtgcccgtctcgtcatccctgtgctgtcatatgtactttgcgttccggcaccttatgatttacaaattaagcaccggTGGCAGCCCTCCCacgtcaaacagattggacgtctatggcactGAATGGTacccaatgagtttaatttgggggcatttcatgtcatttgctgttagttttcagtcacttcctgatgattttaaactatttataggtcacttccggttgattttgggttacagaacaggaagtgatccggaaATCTCTCCAAAGgagtaggcagtgactcaaactcaacgggaagtgacatgtaaagacCCGAAAAATCGGGAAGACTGGCTGCGAAGacaggtttcgaatgaacgttcattcatccctcccattttaaatggattggatggagacactattatgggagAAGATTTTGCTAGCAACTTGtttgttccctttttttttttttaaagtgacaccatttatttatatcgattcttggcaggggcatattgataaccttcggggatacaaagtatcaccatagacttcataattgtattgacgggtcacatccgtcagccagtgcgcaacgccttcaagtagggggccgtcctacagtccgcttcagttattcgcagtcagtCGCAGTTAGCATATGCAGGGATCCaatgccagatttaggttgaaaaagtatgaaagctgtactgcatacaaacaggaaggattgtctcaggagtgatttgttcgaggattcaaggtaattattatatttttttgtactatgcatgcattttgaaaccttGTGGAAATTCG
This Corythoichthys intestinalis isolate RoL2023-P3 chromosome 11, ASM3026506v1, whole genome shotgun sequence DNA region includes the following protein-coding sequences:
- the mrpl18 gene encoding 39S ribosomal protein L18, mitochondrial — its product is MAFSRGVRLLFGQTQRRGVAIKQPARCATQSSPAPEPQTAENESVNPTFKNRNPRNLERMALAIKDRGWKTTWPHRQFYHRLMFSRSQKYVTAEVFSCSSPDPVLSCSTKEWALKKELPSTNCVAACQAVGEVLAHRCKQAGITRMVYREIPWTYRSDAVQSFRTAMKDGGIILSEPRRKYIGT